The sequence below is a genomic window from Pseudorca crassidens isolate mPseCra1 chromosome 7, mPseCra1.hap1, whole genome shotgun sequence.
aataaaatattaaatatgattaTGAGTTACAATACATCAAATCCATGAAATTTCTTCTGAGGCAAAAATGTTTCAGAAAGGTAAAACCATGCAGAGAATAAAATGAGCCACCTTCTACTCTAGGTCCCAGCCTTGCGTAGgacctcctttctctcctccaatTCAGATGGCAAATATCTCAAACCTGTTTTCTATGTATATTGTCATTACCTTCTTTTACTCATCCTTCCACCTTCTCTTCACCTTCTGCTGATTAAGTCTACCAAACAAGCTGTCACTAAGTGGCCAATGCCATCTCTTTTCCCAATGTAGGGAGCATTTTCCATCTATGATTTCATGAATGCATTGAGTCTTCTAAGCAGTTTCAGTCTTTTCAAACACGGTCTTCTCACCTTTCTCTCTTGTTAACATATGGCCATTCCATGTCTGCTTCCTTTGTGGTGTTCCCTCCCTTTTAAGGTTAAGGTCATAGGACTCAATTTTAAGTCCTTTTCTCATTCTATACTGTCCTCACATTTGATCACTTCTTCAGTTCCATGCTTTACACTTCGTGGGATTGCTTGTAAATTGCCATCTCCAGTATCCAATGGACATTTGCACTGAAATGCCTACTAGTTAACTATAGGTAATAtctactgcttttatttttgtatcctcacatggcttGATCCACCTTCTACTGGGGgaattccatttttctccctctcaTTGTAGCATTCAACCTAACTGATATTCATTTCTACTACAAAtcagaactatttttaaaataagtaataaaatttaattgaaatatgaattaattattgtttttaggttactctcctaaaaaaaaaatcaaagttataAAAAGCAAGATTGGATTAGTTATGTTCATGTCTGTGTCCTGAGGGCAACACAAAACCTGGCTAGAGttagtctatttttatttctaatgtgaGAATCATAATGATGGTCAAGGAATTGTAACACATTCTTTAATCATTTTGCACATTCAGGcttggtgtttcttttttaaagaataaacaaatgaagttTTCTCTAGTAAGAATTTaatgaacaaagaaaactcaTAAACTGAGTTAATACAAAGTATATATTTCTTCTCTTAACCACAGTGTATACATGCACAtaatattatgtaaataaaaataatttaaatctttataaatagtgaaataaatattaaaatagataaataaatatttaagtagatAAGTAAGTAGATAGATCAGCATGGGCATCTATGAGGGACGAGTGCCTGTAGAGTAGAACATCATGTTGCTTAATATTCCTGAAAACACTGGACAAATTAATTCAATTCAGGGCAtgatgagagcagaaatgagaGTCTTTGACATGGCAGCACAGGTGGAAGTGTGGTCTCGTTAGTGAGAATCATTTCTCAGGTTGAACCAGGTGTGTGTCATTCCTTCCTCCTGAGTCTTTCTTGCAAGTTTGTTGATGAAGAGAAGGATCTCATGACTTCTGCTCTGACAATCTCCCAGGCACAAGGGCTGTACTTCTTCTCTTGCAGATAGACAGTGATTCTGTGGAAGTATTTCCTCACAGCCAGGATGGAGTCCTCCTTCAGCAGGGGAGTCCCTTCCAGCCCCGCCTCCTGCATCAGACAGGCTTGCAGGTCAGTGAGCTGCTGATAAAGTGCAGTGCAGAACTTGTCCAGGAGGGTCTCATCCCAAGCGGCAGCCGAGCCCTCTGTGCTGAAGAGCTGGAAGGTCTGCTGGATCATCTCATGGACGACAGCGATGGCTTGAGCCTTCTGGAACTGGTTGCCTCCAAACGCCTCCTGGGGGAATCCAAAGTCATTTCTGTCCTTCAGGCAGGAGAAGGGGGAGATTCTCCTCATCTGTTGCAGGAGCATCAGGGCCCTCGTGTTAGCCAGGCTGTGGGTCTGAGGCAGGTCGCAGTCCAGAGAGCAGTTGGAGTGGCAACTGAGCAGCACCAGGGCCAGGAGTAAGGACAAGGTTGGGGACATCGGGGATCCTGCAGATGCTGCCGGCCTGGCTGAGGTGGGGACTCTGTGAACCCTGCTCTCTACGTTCTCTGAAGACCTTCCTTCAGGCTTGGGTCTTAAATAAGAAtgtattcatttccattttctgaatatttcttgtgactttctacttctgtttttgcttttcattttgcactCTCCAAATGGGTTAGGGCAGTGTTtcgcaaatatttttttccattattgcctctgcccctgcccacaGAGCCTTCTTAGATAGTTTTTCCTAATTGCCTCCGCAACATTAAATTTTGATAACACATATGTcctgtgtatgtatttatgtactcCATGGATATCTCTACTCTGTACATACAAAAAGTGCAAAGCTTACTCTTTGTATTCACTGCAGGATTAAGAATGACAAGAAGTTTTAAagctattgaattttttttttaagctattgaagttttaaaaaatttttgtcgGAGTAGAGTTGGTTtaaagtgttgtgttagtttcaggtgtacagcaaagtgaatcatttatacatacgtatatccactcttttttagattcttttcccatgtaggtcattatagagtattgaggagagttccctgtgctacaaaGTAGatccttattatttatctattttgtatatagtagtgtgtatatgtcaatcccaatctcccagtttatccctcctccccttaccccctggtacccataagtttgttttcttcatctgtcactctgtttctgttttgtagataagttcatttgtaccctttttatagattccacgtATACGcgatatatgatatttatctttctctgtctgacttatttcactcagtatgaccatctctgggtccatccatgttgctgcaaatggcattatttcgttcttttttatggctaaataatattccattatatatatatgtactacattttctttatccattcctctgtcaatggacatttaggttgcttccatgtcctggctattggaaatagtgctacaatgaacattggggtgcatgtatcttttcttcccttttttctctattttttaattactttttattggagtatagttgctttaccgtgttgtgttagtttctgctgtacagcaaagtgaatcagttatacatatatcctctcttttttgggtatccttcccatttaggtcaccacagatcactgagtagagttccctgtgctatacagtagtttctcattacttatctattttatacgtagtagtgtatatatatccattccaatctcccaattcatcctaccccctttttccccccttggtatccataagtttgttctctgtatctgtgtctctatttctgctttacagataagttcgtctgtaccatttttctagatccacATATGagcaatattatacgatatttgtttttgtctttctgacttacttcactctgtatgacagtctctaggtccatccac
It includes:
- the LOC137227892 gene encoding interferon alpha-1-like codes for the protein MSPTLSLLLALVLLSCHSNCSLDCDLPQTHSLANTRALMLLQQMRRISPFSCLKDRNDFGFPQEAFGGNQFQKAQAIAVVHEMIQQTFQLFSTEGSAAAWDETLLDKFCTALYQQLTDLQACLMQEAGLEGTPLLKEDSILAVRKYFHRITVYLQEKKYSPCAWEIVRAEVMRSFSSSTNLQERLRRKE